Genomic window (Flexivirga aerilata):
CGGCGTGCACCGTCTCTACGAGCTGGCCAAGACCGGCGACCTGCTCTTCCCGGCGATCAACGTCAACGACTCGGTCACCAAGTCCAAGTTCGACAACAAGTACGGCATCCGTCACTCGCTGCCGGACGGCATCAACCGCGCCACCGACGTCCTGATGGGCGGCAAGGTCGCGGTCGTCTGCGGCTACGGCGACGTCGGCAAGGGCGCCGCCGAGGCGCTGCGCGGCCAGGGCTCGCGGGTCATCGTCACCGAGATCGACCCGATCTGCGCGCTGCAGGCCGCGATGGACGGCTACCAGGTCGCGCGCCTGGAGGACGTGCTCGGCGAGGGTGACATCTTCATCACCACCACCGGCAACTTCGACATCATCACCGCCGACCACATGCAGCGCATGAAGGACAAGGCGATCGTCGGCAACATCGGTCACTTCGACAACGAGATCGACATGGCGGGCCTCGCCAAGGTCCCGGGCATCACCAAGACCGAGATCAAGCCGCAGGTGCACGAGTGGACGCTGGCGGCGACGGACGGCCAGCCGGCCAAGTCGATCATCGTGCTCTCCGAGGGCCGGCTGCTCAACCTGGGTAACGCGACCGGTCACCCGAGCTTCGTGATGTCCAACTCGTTCGCCAACCAGACCATCGCGCAGATCGAGCTGTTCACCAAGCCCGGTGACTACGAGAAGCAGGTCTACGTGCTGCCCAAGCACCTCGACGAGAAGGTGGCGCGCCTGCACCTTCCGGCGCTCGGCGTCGAGCTCACCGAGCTGACCAAGGAGCAGGCCGAGTACATCGGCGTCGACGTGGCCGGCCCCTACAAGCCGGAGCACTACCGCTACTGATCGGGCCGCGGGCCCGTCGAGGGCGCCGACGCCGGGGGCGCGAGCCCCGGGTGTCGGCGCCCTTCGCGTATGACGACATACGCTGGTCCCCGACGCCGCC
Coding sequences:
- the ahcY gene encoding adenosylhomocysteinase, giving the protein MSFDHKVKDLSLAEAGRHQLRLAEHEMPGLMALREEYGASQPLKGAKIAGSLHMTVQTAVLIETLTALGAEVRWASCNIYSTQDEAAAAVVVGPNGTVDDPQGVPVFAWKGETLPEYWECTNEILTWPNGDGPNMILDDGGDATMLVHKGREWEAAGQVPPTTDEDPEEFQVFKELVRETLKSDPQKWTKISEGIQGVTEETTTGVHRLYELAKTGDLLFPAINVNDSVTKSKFDNKYGIRHSLPDGINRATDVLMGGKVAVVCGYGDVGKGAAEALRGQGSRVIVTEIDPICALQAAMDGYQVARLEDVLGEGDIFITTTGNFDIITADHMQRMKDKAIVGNIGHFDNEIDMAGLAKVPGITKTEIKPQVHEWTLAATDGQPAKSIIVLSEGRLLNLGNATGHPSFVMSNSFANQTIAQIELFTKPGDYEKQVYVLPKHLDEKVARLHLPALGVELTELTKEQAEYIGVDVAGPYKPEHYRY